Proteins encoded by one window of Cuniculiplasma divulgatum:
- the rsmA gene encoding 16S rRNA (adenine(1518)-N(6)/adenine(1519)-N(6))-dimethyltransferase RsmA, with protein sequence MKLYTEKYGQVLLRDKNIAQIEISNLEEGEKVLEIGPGEGFLTQFLLEKYPKVTVVESDHRFADILSVKFFDYVEHGQLEIIHGDFLEYEGLVQDQIIGNVPYHISSKIVQKLSTMKFNKAVLMFQSEFATTLMAKPSTKEYTRMTVFAYLNFNIEFIKLVSRNSFSPIPGVDSAIISLRNHDNFPDLDWNLAETKLRQMFSQKRKKLKNVIENCPVQFQENRIDQLPPESIINLLRNE encoded by the coding sequence ATGAAGCTCTATACTGAAAAATATGGTCAGGTCCTTTTGAGGGACAAAAATATTGCGCAGATAGAGATTTCAAATCTCGAAGAAGGGGAAAAAGTTCTTGAAATAGGTCCAGGGGAAGGATTCTTAACCCAGTTTCTCCTTGAAAAATATCCAAAAGTCACAGTTGTTGAGTCTGATCACAGATTTGCGGATATACTCAGTGTGAAGTTTTTTGATTATGTGGAACACGGGCAACTCGAAATTATTCACGGGGATTTCCTCGAATACGAAGGCCTGGTTCAGGATCAAATAATAGGAAATGTCCCCTATCATATTTCATCGAAAATTGTTCAGAAATTGTCGACGATGAAGTTCAACAAGGCTGTACTTATGTTCCAGAGTGAGTTCGCAACCACTCTTATGGCAAAGCCATCAACAAAGGAATATACCCGAATGACTGTTTTCGCCTATCTCAACTTCAACATTGAATTTATTAAGCTTGTTTCAAGGAACAGCTTTTCACCTATTCCAGGGGTGGATAGTGCAATAATATCTCTCAGGAACCATGATAATTTTCCCGATCTTGACTGGAATCTTGCAGAGACAAAACTGAGACAAATGTTCTCACAGAAGCGGAAGAAACTCAAAAATGTCATTGAGAACTGCCCTGTGCAATTTCAGGAGAATCGCATAGATCAGTTGCCCCCAGAATCTATTATAAACTTATTGCGAAATGAATAG